The following coding sequences lie in one Chanos chanos chromosome 4, fChaCha1.1, whole genome shotgun sequence genomic window:
- the paqr8 gene encoding membrane progestin receptor beta encodes MSSVTLSRLSTLTLSVTQLGRLPRLLDSLPTLPTPKATVMSADVPVLFREPYVQSGYRPVGQDWRCYFLSLFQCHNESLNVWTHLLAVPAILLRFSVLAGGAGLTLEAASLPLFLYVLSSVTYLSCSVAAHLLQSHSELAHYSFFFLDYVGVAVYQYGCSLGHYFYCSKPTWRDSSVGAAYLPGAALLAWLSCTGCCFAKLRYRRPYPPRRKICQLIPTSLAYILDISPVAYRLVVGSWDEPALAFHALQVAFFLLAAFFFSCPVPERLFPGKCDIVGQGHQIFHVFLVMCTVFQLEAIFRDFLVQRHTVVEVHGRQSLLLASSSFFILVLCSALTAMFMRKCVQRQLQRRSE; translated from the coding sequence ATGTCAAGTGTTACCTTAAGCCGTCTCAGCACACTAACATTAAGCGTGACTCAACTGGGCCGTCTGCCTCGCCTCCTGGACTCCCTCCCCACCCTGCCAACACCCAAGGCAACCGTGATGTCCGCGGATGTGCCTGTCTTGTTCCGCGAGCCCTACGTTCAGTCAGGTTACCGCCCCGTGGGACAGGATTGGCGTTGCTACTTTCTCAGCCTCTTCCAGTGTCACAACGAGTCACTGAACGTCTGGACACACTTGCTGGCGGTCCCCGCCATTCTTCTCCGCTTCTCAGTTTTGGCGGGGGGAGCAGGGCTTACTCTGGAGGCTGCCTCACTACCTCTTTTTCTCTACGTGCTGTCATCGGTAACCTACCTCAGCTGCAGCGTAGCGGCACACTTATTGCAGTCGCACTCTGAGCTAGCGCATTACTCGTTTTTTTTCCTAGACTACGTCGGAGTGGCGGTTTACCAGTACGGTTGTTCGTTGGGCCACTACTTTTACTGTTCCAAGCCAACGTGGCGAGACAGCTCTGTGGGGGCGGCGTATCTGCCCGGTGCTGCACTTTTAGCCTGGCTGTCCTGCACCGGCTGCTGCTTCGCCAAGCTCCGTTATCGACGTCCATACCCTCCGCGCAGGAAGATTTGCCAGCTGATACCCACTAGCCTGGCATATATACTTGACATCAGCCCCGTGGCATATCGCCTTGTCGTTGGATCCTGGGACGAACCTGCGTTGGCGTTCCATGCCCTCCAGGTCGCGTTCTTTTTACTCGctgccttcttcttctcctgccCGGTCCCAGAACGCCTCTTCCCAGGCAAGTGTGACATTGTAGGCCAGGGTCATCAGATATTCCACGTCTTCCTAGTGATGTGCACGGTCTTCCAGCTTGAGGCAATCTTCAGAGACTTTCTGGTACAGCGACACACTGTGGTAGAAGTGCATGGAAGACAAAGCCTTCTACTGGCATCAAGCTCCTTCTTCATCTTGGTTCTATGCAGCGCGCTAACTGCGATGTTCATGCGCAAATGTGTTCAGAGGCAGCTAcagagaaggagtgagtga